Proteins encoded together in one Bactrocera neohumeralis isolate Rockhampton chromosome 4, APGP_CSIRO_Bneo_wtdbg2-racon-allhic-juicebox.fasta_v2, whole genome shotgun sequence window:
- the LOC126755950 gene encoding mucin-2-like isoform X2: MRPLYFLLLVFAVGPQTLTACRDRSTPDCSSYRSGELLPDEYSCYRYYICRRGRAISRRCRRGLQFDSETKACTFPDLAKCYVNRENQDTDDGEREYPFYFPEPFEEPSCITTPPPCVTTPPCETTPPCVTTPTPCITTPTPCVTTPTPCATTPTPCITTPTPCVTTPPCDTPTPTPCATPEPTPCATPEPTIITTTKTTTTKPTTTKSTTTKSTTTKTTTTKTTTTTCEPETTTAPCTTPSPTPSCDTPTPTPCTCKSTTPTPCETTPTTTTCTTPTTTKSTTTKSTTTKTTTTKTTTTTCEPETTAAPCTTPSPTPSCDTPTPTPCTCKPTTPTPCETTPTTTTCTTPTTTKSTTTKSTTTKTTTTKTTTTTCEPEITTVPCTTPTPTPCITTPTPCTCKPTTPTPCITTPTPCITTPTPCITTPTPCKTTPTPCITTPTPCKTTPAPCTTTPEPCVTTPCATAEILWQFDYYDDDDRDESDASNLPAEFYTSESDCVNLSDGTYLADRRFFRRFYVCLNGRVERLRCPHGFYFDRVVKSCRSRREGRN; encoded by the exons ATGAGACCAC TTTACTTTCTACTGCTAGTATTTGCTGTGGGTCCACAAACACTTACGGCATGTCGTGATCGTAGCACGCCGGATTGTTCATCCTATAGGTCTGGGGAACTTCTGCCGGACGAATATAGCTGCTATCGTTACTACATCTGCAGACGTGGCAGAGCTATATCGCGCAGATGTCGCAGGGGATTGCAGTTTGATTCTGAGACGAAAGCTTGTACATTCCCTGATCTTGCTAAGTGTTATGTAAATCGGGAAAATCAAGATACGGATGATGGAGAAAGAGAGTATCCATTTTATTTCCCGGAACCATTTGAAGAACCATCATGTATAACAACACCACCGCCGTGCGTTACAACACCACCGTGTGAAACAACACCACCGTGTGTTACAACACCAACACCGTGTATAACAACACCAACACCGTGTGTTACAACACCAACACCATgtgcaacaacaccaacaccatGTATAACAACACCAACACCGTGCGTTACAACACCACCATGTGACACACCAACGCCAACGCCGTGTGCTACGCCAGAACCAACACCCTGTGCAACACCGGAGCCaactataataacaacaacaaaaacaacaactaccaaGCCAACAACCACAAAATCAACCACCACCAAAAGCACCACTACAAAGACGACGACCACAAAGACTACAACAACTACGTGTGAACCAGAAACAACTACGGCACCCTGCACAACTCCTTCGCCAACACCGTCATGTGatacaccaacaccaacacccTGCACGTGTAAGTCCACAACACCCACACCATGTGAAACCacaccaactacaacaac CTGCACAACTCCAACAACCACAAAGTCAACCACCACCAAAAGCACCACTACAAAGACGACGACcacaaagacaacaacaactacgtgTGAACCAGAAACAACTGCGGCACCCTGCACAACTCCTTCGCCAACACCGTCATGTGatacaccaacaccaacacccTGCACGTGTAAGCCCACAACACCCACACCATGTGAAACCacaccaactacaacaaccTGCACAACTCCAACAACCACAAAGTCAACCACCACCAAAAGCACCACTACAAAGACGACGACcacaaagacaacaacaactacgtgTGAACCAGAAATAACTACGGTACCCTGCACAACACCAACGCCAACACCGTGCATAACAACACCAACACCCTGCACGTGTAAGCCCACAACGCCAACGCCGTGCATAACAACACCCACACCGTGTATAACAACACCAACACCGTGTATAACAACACCAACGCCGTGCAAAACAACACCCACACCGTGTATAACAACACCAACGCCGTGCAAAACAACGCCAGCACCCTGTACAACAACACCAGAACCGTGTGTAACAACGCCATGTGCAACAGCAGAAATTTTGTGGCAATTCGATTATTATGACGATGACGATCGTGATGAGAGTGATGCATCCAATCTTCCTGCGGAATTTTACACTTCCGAAAGTGATTGCGTCAACTTGAGCGATGGTACCTATCTCGCAGACCGCAGATTTTTCCGCCGCTTCTACGTGTGCCTCAACGGGCGTGTAGAGAGATTGAGATGCCCGCACGGCTTCTACTTTGATAGAGTCGTGAAGAGTTGCCGTTCTCGCCGCGAGGGGAGAAACTGA
- the LOC126755950 gene encoding mucin-2-like isoform X1 gives MRPLYFLLLVFAVGPQTLTACRDRSTPDCSSYRSGELLPDEYSCYRYYICRRGRAISRRCRRGLQFDSETKACTFPDLAKCYVNRENQDTDDGEREYPFYFPEPFEEPSCITTPPPCVTTPPCETTPPCVTTPTPCITTPTPCVTTPTPCATTPTPCITTPTPCVTTPPCDTPTPTPCATPEPTPCATPEPTIITTTKTTTTKPTTTKSTTTKSTTTKTTTTKTTTTTCEPETTTAPCTTPSPTPSCDTPTPTPCTCKSTTPTPCETTPTTTTCTTPTTTKSTTTKSTTTKTTTTKTTTTTCEPETTTAPCTTPSPTPSCDTPTPTPCTCKSTTPTPCETTPTTTTCTTPTTTKSTTTKSTTTKTTTTKTTTTTCEPETTAAPCTTPSPTPSCDTPTPTPCTCKPTTPTPCETTPTTTTCTTPTTTKSTTTKSTTTKTTTTKTTTTTCEPEITTVPCTTPTPTPCITTPTPCTCKPTTPTPCITTPTPCITTPTPCITTPTPCKTTPTPCITTPTPCKTTPAPCTTTPEPCVTTPCATAEILWQFDYYDDDDRDESDASNLPAEFYTSESDCVNLSDGTYLADRRFFRRFYVCLNGRVERLRCPHGFYFDRVVKSCRSRREGRN, from the exons ATGAGACCAC TTTACTTTCTACTGCTAGTATTTGCTGTGGGTCCACAAACACTTACGGCATGTCGTGATCGTAGCACGCCGGATTGTTCATCCTATAGGTCTGGGGAACTTCTGCCGGACGAATATAGCTGCTATCGTTACTACATCTGCAGACGTGGCAGAGCTATATCGCGCAGATGTCGCAGGGGATTGCAGTTTGATTCTGAGACGAAAGCTTGTACATTCCCTGATCTTGCTAAGTGTTATGTAAATCGGGAAAATCAAGATACGGATGATGGAGAAAGAGAGTATCCATTTTATTTCCCGGAACCATTTGAAGAACCATCATGTATAACAACACCACCGCCGTGCGTTACAACACCACCGTGTGAAACAACACCACCGTGTGTTACAACACCAACACCGTGTATAACAACACCAACACCGTGTGTTACAACACCAACACCATgtgcaacaacaccaacaccatGTATAACAACACCAACACCGTGCGTTACAACACCACCATGTGACACACCAACGCCAACGCCGTGTGCTACGCCAGAACCAACACCCTGTGCAACACCGGAGCCaactataataacaacaacaaaaacaacaactaccaaGCCAACAACCACAAAATCAACCACCACCAAAAGCACCACTACAAAGACGACGACCACAAAGACTACAACAACTACGTGTGAACCAGAAACAACTACGGCACCCTGCACAACTCCTTCGCCAACACCGTCATGTGatacaccaacaccaacacccTGCACGTGTAAGTCCACAACACCCACACCATGTGAAACCacaccaactacaacaaccTGCACAACTCCAACAACCACAAAATCAACCACCACCAAAAGCACCACTACAAAGACGACGACcacaaagacaacaacaactacgtgTGAACCAGAAACAACTACGGCACCCTGCACAACTCCTTCGCCAACACCGTCATGTGatacaccaacaccaacacccTGCACGTGTAAGTCCACAACACCCACACCATGTGAAACCACACCAACTACTACAACCTGCACAACTCCAACAACCACAAAGTCAACCACCACCAAAAGCACCACTACAAAGACGACGACcacaaagacaacaacaactacgtgTGAACCAGAAACAACTGCGGCACCCTGCACAACTCCTTCGCCAACACCGTCATGTGatacaccaacaccaacacccTGCACGTGTAAGCCCACAACACCCACACCATGTGAAACCacaccaactacaacaaccTGCACAACTCCAACAACCACAAAGTCAACCACCACCAAAAGCACCACTACAAAGACGACGACcacaaagacaacaacaactacgtgTGAACCAGAAATAACTACGGTACCCTGCACAACACCAACGCCAACACCGTGCATAACAACACCAACACCCTGCACGTGTAAGCCCACAACGCCAACGCCGTGCATAACAACACCCACACCGTGTATAACAACACCAACACCGTGTATAACAACACCAACGCCGTGCAAAACAACACCCACACCGTGTATAACAACACCAACGCCGTGCAAAACAACGCCAGCACCCTGTACAACAACACCAGAACCGTGTGTAACAACGCCATGTGCAACAGCAGAAATTTTGTGGCAATTCGATTATTATGACGATGACGATCGTGATGAGAGTGATGCATCCAATCTTCCTGCGGAATTTTACACTTCCGAAAGTGATTGCGTCAACTTGAGCGATGGTACCTATCTCGCAGACCGCAGATTTTTCCGCCGCTTCTACGTGTGCCTCAACGGGCGTGTAGAGAGATTGAGATGCCCGCACGGCTTCTACTTTGATAGAGTCGTGAAGAGTTGCCGTTCTCGCCGCGAGGGGAGAAACTGA